Proteins co-encoded in one Synechococcus elongatus PCC 6301 genomic window:
- the coaBC gene encoding bifunctional phosphopantothenoylcysteine decarboxylase/phosphopantothenate--cysteine ligase CoaBC, with amino-acid sequence MTAIASFAGRRILIGVCGGIAVYKLCEVVSQLVQAGAEVRVILTAGAERFIAPFSFSTLCRHPAYTDADFWSARHGRPLHIELGEWAEVMLIAPLTANTLAKLRYGQADNLLTNTVLATTAPLLLAPAMNTDMWLQPIVQENWQVLRSRPQTLGLEPGSGRLACDRVGSGRLPEPIAILAGLESLLWTQGQADLQGLKILVNAGGTREFLDPVRFIGNPSSGRMGVMLAIAAQHRGAQVQLIHAPLTNIEPGLLTSLDRQAVVSTEELAEAMIAATPIADWVLLAAAVGDVRPELRSHQKLSKAELPASLPLQLLPDIAAQLSQQRYPNQKLIGFAAQTGEILEPAIAKLQRKGLDAIIANAIDQPGQGFGSATNAAIALRPDGSSQPLGFRSKLSLAHAILDFVKNL; translated from the coding sequence GTGACTGCGATCGCCTCTTTTGCCGGTCGTCGGATTCTGATTGGTGTCTGCGGCGGCATTGCGGTCTATAAACTCTGCGAAGTGGTCTCCCAGTTGGTGCAGGCCGGTGCAGAGGTGCGCGTCATTCTGACAGCGGGGGCGGAGCGGTTTATTGCTCCCTTCAGTTTCAGTACTCTCTGTCGCCATCCCGCCTATACGGACGCTGATTTTTGGTCAGCTCGTCATGGTCGTCCGCTCCATATCGAGTTGGGGGAATGGGCGGAAGTGATGCTGATCGCCCCGCTGACTGCCAATACCCTCGCGAAGTTGCGCTATGGGCAGGCCGATAATCTACTGACCAATACAGTCCTCGCGACGACTGCCCCACTCTTGCTCGCCCCCGCCATGAATACGGATATGTGGCTGCAGCCCATCGTCCAAGAAAACTGGCAGGTTCTGCGATCGCGCCCTCAGACCTTGGGCCTAGAACCGGGGAGCGGTCGTTTAGCTTGCGATCGCGTCGGCAGTGGTCGCTTGCCAGAACCGATCGCGATTCTGGCAGGGTTGGAATCGTTGCTCTGGACCCAGGGACAAGCCGATCTGCAAGGGCTGAAGATTCTGGTCAATGCGGGTGGCACCCGCGAGTTTCTCGATCCGGTGCGCTTTATCGGCAATCCCAGTAGCGGGCGGATGGGCGTGATGCTAGCGATCGCGGCCCAACATCGCGGTGCTCAAGTCCAGCTGATTCACGCGCCTTTGACCAACATCGAGCCGGGGCTGTTGACGAGCCTCGATCGCCAAGCGGTAGTCAGTACCGAAGAACTGGCTGAAGCGATGATTGCCGCAACCCCGATTGCAGATTGGGTTTTACTCGCAGCAGCCGTGGGCGATGTCCGGCCGGAACTGCGATCCCACCAGAAGCTGAGTAAGGCTGAACTACCAGCCTCACTGCCACTACAACTGTTACCCGACATTGCGGCGCAGCTCAGTCAGCAGCGGTATCCAAACCAGAAGTTGATCGGGTTTGCTGCCCAAACTGGCGAGATTTTGGAACCCGCGATCGCGAAATTGCAGCGCAAGGGACTCGACGCCATCATCGCCAACGCGATCGATCAGCCCGGTCAAGGCTTTGGCAGTGCCACTAATGCCGCGATCGCGCTGCGTCCTGATGGCTCATCCCAGCCCTTGGGGTTCCGCAGCAAACTTAGCTTGGCTCATGCCATCTTAGATTTTGTTAAAAATCTTTAA
- the sat gene encoding sulfate adenylyltransferase encodes MTQVVPGIAPHGGQLIQRIATAAERQEFLAQADHLPRVQLDERALSDLVMIAIGGFSPLNGFMGQTDYESVVDDMRLANGLPWSVPITLSVTEEVAEPLKEGGWVRLDDAQGRFVGVLELTQKYRYNKVHEATNVYRTDEEQHPGVAVVYAQGPINLAGPIWLLQRDAHPLFPSYQIDPIASRQQFADRGWKTVVGFQTRNPIHRAHEYIIKCALETVDGLFLHPLVGATKSDDIPADVRMRCYEIMLEHYFPQDRVILAINPSAMRYAGPREAIFHALIRKNYGCTHFIVGRDHAGVGNYYGTYDAQHLFDEFKPEELGILPMKFEHAFYCTRTQAMASTKTSPSSPEERIHLSGTKVRELLRKGELPPPEFSRPEVAAELIRAMRSDSEVAAV; translated from the coding sequence GTGACGCAAGTCGTGCCAGGAATTGCCCCCCACGGTGGGCAGTTGATTCAGCGGATTGCCACCGCCGCTGAGCGCCAAGAATTTTTAGCCCAGGCGGATCACCTGCCACGGGTTCAGTTGGATGAGCGGGCGCTCTCCGATCTCGTGATGATTGCGATCGGTGGCTTCAGCCCCCTCAACGGCTTCATGGGCCAGACCGACTACGAGTCGGTGGTGGACGACATGCGCTTGGCGAATGGTCTGCCTTGGTCGGTGCCGATCACGCTCTCTGTCACTGAGGAAGTAGCGGAGCCGCTTAAAGAGGGCGGCTGGGTTCGCTTGGATGATGCCCAGGGCCGCTTTGTGGGCGTGCTAGAGCTGACCCAAAAGTATCGCTACAACAAAGTCCACGAAGCGACCAACGTCTACCGCACTGACGAAGAGCAGCATCCTGGGGTGGCGGTGGTCTACGCCCAAGGCCCGATCAACCTTGCTGGCCCGATTTGGCTGCTGCAGCGGGACGCTCATCCGCTTTTCCCCAGCTACCAAATTGACCCGATCGCCTCACGCCAGCAGTTTGCCGATCGCGGCTGGAAAACAGTGGTGGGTTTCCAAACCCGCAACCCCATTCACCGTGCCCACGAGTACATCATCAAATGTGCGTTGGAAACCGTGGATGGCCTGTTCCTGCATCCCTTGGTCGGTGCCACCAAGTCGGACGACATTCCGGCAGATGTGCGGATGCGCTGCTACGAAATCATGCTGGAGCACTACTTCCCGCAGGACCGCGTCATTCTGGCGATCAACCCCTCCGCCATGCGCTATGCCGGGCCGCGAGAAGCGATCTTCCATGCCCTGATTCGCAAAAATTATGGCTGTACCCACTTCATTGTGGGTCGTGACCATGCGGGTGTCGGCAACTACTACGGTACCTATGATGCTCAGCACCTCTTCGATGAGTTCAAACCAGAAGAACTCGGCATCCTGCCGATGAAGTTTGAGCATGCCTTCTACTGCACCCGCACGCAGGCGATGGCCTCGACGAAAACCAGCCCCAGCAGCCCTGAGGAGCGTATTCACCTCTCGGGGACTAAAGTCCGTGAACTGCTACGCAAGGGTGAGTTACCGCCGCCAGAATTCTCGCGGCCCGAGGTGGCTGCCGAGTTGATTCGGGCGATGCGTAGCGACAGCGAAGTGGCGGCTGTCTAG
- a CDS encoding caspase family protein, with translation MAWTRRQLLKAGGLLWLGGQILGQPLPLLAAPAQRRLALLVGINQFQSDSIPPLYGAVQDVQQLAALLVEGFQFAPNDILILTQEQATRHGIESAILDHLGQAGAEDIVFLHISSHGRHWQPVGRDRAELSLVVHDSRSESAPELNDLSLQTLQLLLQSLTTTRGWVSLDAGFGPPDRPSDRFFMRGLPTATAEQLSPEAKLVQEQLRRRVNQWSRSAPTGWPLPVLLANGQAASPEIPSRTGPRGLLTQQLLEQAWSRPTTDQQQLSQRLANAIAVDRGQAIARLGVWKGHSELSRAAAGVAELRGSGEPLQAISLARRLQASEALGSQLRSPQGALLAVTDQRGRQISLRSLRSGLRLESGMVLQEAVRHLPAAPALVLGCSPEIERIERVDLASALSTLPTVTTASALETTCQGLLLHSDRDGYRLVDAQRRDRLQCMGKTLKDLGHALKQQLPLWQARQRLSQLLNDGPESFPVSWTWRSGDRKKQLAQRQTAAVPLPDPGSEVAIAPVVTTTQTWALRSYSDRAAELLLLLEDRQGRWWVWGWTGTPLVSDEGEAEAEPLPLLPAIELGAGQERTLTSELPLPGLTSGVVWAIASAAPLQQCRQAIAAQQSPTGGLLQPLANPSQVLEALVADLQAASADEGLTTSGDPLLPLSLWATLAIAWQQS, from the coding sequence ATGGCATGGACGCGGCGACAGCTATTAAAAGCGGGTGGTCTGTTGTGGCTGGGCGGTCAGATTCTGGGGCAGCCACTCCCGCTGCTAGCAGCGCCCGCTCAACGTCGTTTGGCGTTATTGGTTGGCATCAATCAATTTCAATCGGATAGCATTCCGCCGCTGTACGGTGCAGTGCAGGATGTCCAGCAGCTAGCGGCACTCCTCGTTGAGGGCTTTCAATTTGCACCTAATGACATTCTGATCCTGACCCAAGAGCAAGCAACGCGCCACGGTATTGAGTCTGCCATTTTGGATCACTTAGGGCAGGCTGGTGCTGAAGATATTGTCTTCCTGCACATCAGCAGTCATGGTCGGCACTGGCAGCCAGTAGGTCGCGATCGCGCCGAGTTGAGTCTGGTGGTCCATGACAGTCGGTCTGAGAGCGCGCCTGAGCTGAATGATTTGAGTTTGCAGACCCTGCAATTACTGCTGCAAAGTTTGACGACAACACGCGGTTGGGTCAGTCTTGATGCTGGCTTTGGCCCACCCGATCGCCCTAGCGATCGCTTTTTCATGCGAGGCTTGCCGACTGCGACTGCCGAGCAGTTATCACCGGAAGCAAAGCTGGTGCAAGAGCAACTGCGGCGGCGCGTCAATCAGTGGAGTCGTTCAGCGCCAACGGGTTGGCCCTTACCTGTGCTGTTGGCCAACGGACAGGCCGCCAGTCCAGAAATTCCCAGTCGTACTGGACCGAGAGGGCTGTTGACCCAGCAGTTGTTGGAGCAGGCTTGGAGCCGACCCACGACTGACCAGCAACAGCTCAGTCAGCGACTCGCTAATGCGATCGCCGTAGACCGAGGTCAGGCGATCGCGCGGCTCGGGGTCTGGAAAGGCCATAGCGAACTGAGTCGAGCGGCAGCGGGTGTGGCAGAACTACGCGGTAGTGGTGAACCGCTGCAAGCCATCAGTCTGGCTCGACGCTTGCAAGCCTCCGAGGCCCTTGGCAGCCAGCTCCGCAGTCCTCAAGGAGCCTTGCTAGCGGTGACGGATCAGCGTGGTCGCCAGATTAGTTTGCGATCGCTGCGATCGGGGCTGAGGTTGGAGTCGGGAATGGTTTTGCAGGAGGCGGTGCGTCATTTGCCCGCAGCGCCTGCGCTCGTCCTTGGCTGTTCCCCAGAAATTGAGCGAATTGAACGGGTCGATTTGGCCAGTGCTCTATCGACCTTGCCGACGGTGACAACAGCTTCTGCTCTCGAAACGACTTGTCAGGGACTCCTTCTTCACAGCGATCGCGATGGCTATCGTTTGGTGGATGCGCAACGGCGCGATCGTCTGCAGTGCATGGGCAAGACCCTCAAAGATCTCGGTCATGCCCTCAAACAGCAATTACCCCTGTGGCAGGCGCGGCAGCGACTCAGCCAGCTGCTCAATGACGGTCCCGAAAGTTTCCCTGTGAGCTGGACTTGGCGATCGGGCGATCGCAAGAAACAACTGGCACAGCGTCAGACTGCAGCTGTGCCGCTCCCTGATCCGGGCTCAGAAGTTGCGATCGCTCCGGTCGTAACTACCACCCAAACTTGGGCTCTCCGCAGCTACAGCGATCGGGCCGCCGAATTACTGCTGCTGCTGGAGGATCGCCAAGGCCGCTGGTGGGTCTGGGGCTGGACAGGCACTCCGCTGGTCTCAGACGAGGGCGAAGCAGAAGCGGAACCTCTGCCGCTCCTGCCCGCGATCGAACTGGGAGCTGGTCAAGAGCGAACCCTGACGAGCGAACTGCCGCTTCCGGGGCTTACCAGTGGTGTTGTCTGGGCGATCGCCAGCGCTGCGCCACTCCAGCAGTGTCGTCAGGCGATCGCGGCTCAACAGTCCCCAACTGGGGGACTCCTCCAACCCTTGGCGAATCCCAGTCAGGTGCTGGAAGCATTGGTCGCAGATCTGCAGGCTGCAAGCGCAGATGAGGGCCTGACGACCAGTGGCGATCCGCTGCTACCCCTATCGCTTTGGGCCACTTTGGCGATCGCATGGCAACAAAGCTGA
- a CDS encoding photosystem II manganese-stabilizing polypeptide — protein sequence MRYRAFLAAFLAVCLGVLTACSSGPTAADLGTLTYDQIKDTGLANKCLSLKESARGTIPLEAGKKYALTDLCLEPQEFFVKEEPGNKRQKAEFVPGKVLTRYTSSLDQVYGDLALKADGTVSFTEKGGIDFQAITVLLPGGEEVPFLFTVKGLVASTSEPATSINTSTDLRGGYRVPSYRTSNFLDPKARGLTTGYESAVAIPSAGDAEDLTKENVKRFVTGQGEISLAVSKVDGATGEVAGVFTAIQPSDTDMGGKEAVDVKLVGQFYGRIEPADA from the coding sequence ATGCGGTATCGCGCGTTTCTGGCTGCGTTTTTGGCAGTCTGCCTCGGAGTTCTGACCGCCTGCAGCAGCGGCCCGACGGCAGCAGATTTGGGCACACTCACCTACGACCAAATCAAAGACACTGGCTTGGCCAACAAGTGTCTCTCCCTGAAAGAATCCGCTCGGGGCACCATCCCCTTGGAAGCGGGTAAAAAATATGCTCTGACTGATCTGTGCCTAGAGCCGCAAGAGTTCTTCGTGAAAGAAGAGCCGGGCAACAAGCGCCAGAAAGCAGAATTCGTGCCGGGCAAAGTCTTGACCCGCTACACCTCGAGCTTGGATCAGGTCTACGGTGACTTGGCCCTGAAAGCAGACGGCACCGTCAGCTTTACCGAAAAAGGTGGCATTGATTTCCAAGCCATCACGGTTCTGCTCCCCGGTGGTGAAGAGGTTCCCTTCCTGTTCACGGTCAAGGGCTTGGTGGCGAGCACCAGTGAGCCGGCAACCAGCATTAACACCTCGACGGATCTGCGGGGTGGCTATCGCGTGCCTTCTTATCGCACCTCGAACTTCCTCGATCCCAAAGCGCGCGGTCTGACCACGGGCTACGAAAGCGCAGTAGCAATTCCTTCGGCTGGTGATGCAGAAGACCTGACGAAAGAAAACGTCAAGCGTTTCGTGACTGGTCAAGGGGAAATTTCCTTGGCTGTCTCGAAAGTTGATGGCGCTACGGGTGAAGTGGCGGGCGTGTTCACCGCGATCCAGCCATCCGACACGGACATGGGTGGTAAAGAAGCCGTCGACGTCAAACTCGTCGGTCAGTTCTACGGCCGGATTGAACCGGCTGACGCCTAG
- a CDS encoding protein IsiD has translation MTGSVQSFSPEQIEQLTPTEVAALAARLEADDYRSPFEGLQDWHLLRAIAFQRPELVDDYIHLLDLEAFDEA, from the coding sequence ATGACAGGTTCTGTGCAATCCTTCTCGCCTGAACAGATTGAGCAACTGACCCCGACGGAGGTAGCGGCCCTAGCAGCACGGCTTGAAGCGGATGATTACCGCTCACCGTTCGAAGGACTCCAAGACTGGCATTTACTGCGGGCGATCGCCTTTCAACGCCCCGAATTAGTCGATGACTACATCCATTTGCTCGACCTTGAGGCATTTGACGAGGCCTAA
- the ftsH3 gene encoding ATP-dependent zinc metalloprotease FtsH3 yields MKKRWKNAGLYALLAIVVIALGTALLDQRGTETVATWRYSEFVQRVENKQVAKVILSPDRSSALVQAEDGDKVQVNLPNDPQLLKILTDNNVDISVRPQNQDSVWLRALSSLFFPILLLVGLFFILRRAQGGPGNQAMNFGKSKARVQMEPQTQVTFNDVAGIDQAKLELTEVVDFLKNADRFTAVGAQIPKGVLLVGPPGTGKTLLAKAVAGEAGVPFFSISGSEFVEMFVGVGASRVRDLFEQAKASAPCIVFIDEIDAVGRQRGAGLGGGNDEREQTLNQLLTEMDGFEGNSGIIIVAATNRPDVLDAALMRPGRFDRQVVVDRPDYNGRLEILRVHARGKSLSKDIDLDKIARRTPGFTGADLSNLLNEAAILAARRSLAEISMDEVNDAIDRVLAGPEKKDRVMSEKRKVLVAYHEAGHALVGALMPDYDPVQKISIIPRGRAGGLTWFTPSEERMESGLYSRTYLQNQMAVALGGRLAEEIVFGEEEVTTGASNDLQQVARVARQMVTRFGMSDRLGPVALGRQQGNMFLGRDIAAERDFSEETAATIDDEVRQLVDVAYDRAKKVLIENRSILDQLAKMLVEKETVDAEELQDLLNNNEVRMAAIA; encoded by the coding sequence GTGAAGAAACGATGGAAAAACGCCGGCCTCTACGCACTACTCGCGATCGTGGTGATCGCTTTGGGGACCGCTTTACTGGATCAGCGCGGCACGGAAACCGTGGCGACCTGGCGCTATAGCGAGTTTGTCCAGCGCGTGGAAAACAAGCAAGTCGCTAAGGTTATCCTCAGTCCCGATCGCAGCTCGGCACTGGTTCAAGCCGAAGACGGCGACAAAGTGCAGGTCAATCTGCCCAACGACCCGCAACTGCTGAAAATCCTGACCGATAACAACGTCGATATCTCCGTCCGTCCTCAGAACCAAGACAGCGTTTGGCTGCGGGCTCTGAGCAGCCTCTTCTTCCCGATCCTCTTGCTCGTGGGTCTGTTCTTCATCCTGCGCCGTGCCCAAGGTGGCCCTGGCAACCAGGCAATGAACTTCGGCAAGAGCAAAGCTCGCGTCCAAATGGAGCCGCAAACCCAAGTCACCTTTAACGATGTGGCGGGGATTGATCAGGCCAAACTGGAACTGACCGAAGTCGTCGACTTCCTCAAAAACGCCGATCGCTTCACCGCCGTCGGTGCACAAATTCCCAAAGGCGTGCTGCTAGTGGGTCCTCCCGGTACCGGTAAAACCCTGTTGGCGAAAGCCGTGGCTGGCGAAGCAGGCGTTCCCTTCTTCAGCATCTCTGGCTCCGAGTTTGTGGAAATGTTCGTCGGGGTCGGCGCTAGCCGCGTCCGCGACCTGTTCGAGCAAGCCAAAGCCAGTGCGCCTTGCATCGTCTTCATCGATGAGATCGACGCCGTTGGTCGTCAGCGCGGTGCTGGCCTCGGCGGTGGTAACGACGAGCGTGAGCAAACCCTCAACCAGTTGCTGACCGAAATGGATGGCTTTGAGGGCAACAGCGGCATCATCATCGTTGCGGCGACCAACCGTCCTGATGTCTTGGATGCGGCCTTGATGCGTCCCGGTCGTTTCGATCGCCAAGTGGTGGTCGATCGCCCCGACTACAACGGTCGTCTGGAAATCCTGCGCGTTCACGCTCGTGGCAAGAGCCTCAGCAAAGATATCGACCTCGACAAAATCGCCCGCCGGACGCCTGGCTTTACCGGTGCGGATCTGTCCAACCTGCTGAACGAAGCCGCGATTCTGGCTGCTCGCCGCAGCTTGGCAGAAATCTCGATGGATGAAGTCAACGATGCGATCGATCGCGTCTTGGCGGGTCCTGAGAAGAAAGACCGCGTCATGAGCGAAAAACGCAAAGTCTTGGTGGCTTACCACGAAGCTGGTCACGCCTTGGTCGGTGCCTTGATGCCTGACTACGACCCCGTCCAAAAAATCAGCATTATTCCCCGCGGCCGTGCGGGTGGCCTGACCTGGTTCACCCCCAGCGAAGAGCGGATGGAGTCGGGCCTCTACTCCCGTACCTACCTGCAAAACCAAATGGCGGTTGCCCTTGGCGGTCGTCTGGCGGAAGAAATTGTCTTCGGTGAGGAAGAAGTGACGACTGGCGCTTCTAACGACTTGCAGCAAGTCGCCCGCGTGGCTCGTCAGATGGTGACCCGCTTCGGGATGAGCGATCGCCTTGGCCCTGTGGCCCTCGGTCGCCAGCAAGGCAACATGTTCCTCGGTCGCGACATTGCTGCCGAGCGTGACTTCTCGGAAGAGACTGCCGCCACGATTGACGACGAAGTGCGTCAGCTGGTGGATGTTGCCTATGATCGCGCCAAGAAAGTGTTGATTGAAAACCGCTCGATTCTTGATCAACTTGCCAAAATGCTGGTTGAGAAAGAAACCGTTGATGCGGAAGAACTGCAAGATCTGCTCAACAACAATGAAGTGCGGATGGCCGCGATCGCCTAA
- a CDS encoding quinone-dependent dihydroorotate dehydrogenase encodes MDFYRPLLRPLLLSQLNVDPEWLTRNALGFLATLARSRSPLAANLRSYLRQTYGFQDPRLAMSLWGLTFATPVGLAAGFDKDGIAAPLWSDLGFGFAELGTVTALAQPGNPRPRLFRIPQDLAAFNRMGFNNASAEALADTLRGYFPEGQRSIPIGINLGKSKLTPLSGAVSDYVSSFRSLRSLGDYFVVNVSSPNTPGLRSLQAVTELEPILAALQAENTEQRPLLLKIAPDLVDEEVVAIAHLAQRQQLAGIIATNTTIDKSLLSVEHLPGRREPLATEAGGISGAPLRSRSTEVIRLLHRTTQGQLPIIGVGGIFSAEDAWQKIVAGASLVQVYTGWVYEGPLLVKTIQQGLLERLDSAGLPNLAAAVGSAAIDS; translated from the coding sequence GTGGATTTCTATCGCCCGCTGCTGCGGCCGCTCTTGCTGTCGCAACTGAATGTTGACCCTGAGTGGCTGACGCGCAATGCGCTGGGGTTTCTGGCGACATTGGCGCGATCGCGATCGCCTTTGGCTGCTAACCTGCGCAGCTATCTCCGCCAAACCTATGGCTTCCAGGATCCGCGTCTAGCCATGTCCCTCTGGGGGCTCACGTTCGCGACGCCCGTCGGCTTGGCGGCAGGCTTTGATAAGGATGGTATTGCTGCACCGCTTTGGTCGGATCTGGGGTTTGGCTTTGCCGAACTGGGGACAGTCACGGCCTTGGCACAACCGGGAAATCCGCGGCCTCGCCTGTTCCGCATTCCCCAGGATTTGGCGGCTTTCAACCGCATGGGTTTCAACAATGCCAGTGCAGAAGCCTTGGCAGACACCCTGCGTGGCTACTTCCCCGAGGGGCAGCGATCGATCCCGATCGGGATCAACCTTGGCAAGTCGAAGCTAACGCCATTGAGTGGAGCAGTTTCGGACTACGTCAGTAGCTTTCGATCGCTGCGATCGCTTGGGGATTACTTTGTGGTCAATGTTTCCTCGCCGAACACACCAGGACTGCGATCGCTGCAAGCGGTGACAGAATTAGAGCCGATTCTGGCGGCACTTCAGGCGGAGAATACGGAACAGCGACCGCTGCTGCTCAAAATTGCACCGGACTTGGTAGACGAAGAGGTTGTCGCGATCGCTCATCTCGCTCAGCGACAGCAGTTGGCGGGCATTATTGCGACCAACACCACGATCGATAAGAGCCTGTTGTCTGTCGAGCATCTACCCGGACGGCGAGAACCGCTGGCAACAGAAGCGGGCGGCATTAGCGGTGCTCCCCTGCGATCGCGTTCGACCGAGGTGATTCGTCTGCTCCATCGCACCACCCAAGGACAGTTGCCGATCATTGGTGTCGGCGGCATTTTCAGTGCAGAAGACGCGTGGCAGAAGATTGTAGCTGGGGCAAGTCTCGTGCAGGTTTACACGGGCTGGGTCTATGAAGGGCCGCTGCTCGTTAAGACGATTCAGCAAGGGTTGCTGGAGCGATTAGACTCTGCTGGACTTCCAAATTTGGCGGCAGCAGTTGGCTCAGCAGCGATCGATTCTTGA
- the mreD gene encoding rod shape-determining protein MreD: protein MADNSAIGAQQTMSFSAEELRSPWLATGLSALGLTLLMLFRLPGLELAGVAPHWVLLWLITWAPGHAVWQGIIAGITLGFLLDALSTPYPTHALGLAIAGWILTAGYRRRWFSLEPIALISLCFGLAILLEATTALQFLIHFRDGNNWAPEAGNTAQRIIADLNRPLLPDQAAGINPRFVAQPLYFLRGIVWDFAHIGLASAVITSLCLPLVFIPLRSFWQPKCDRL from the coding sequence ATGGCTGACAATTCAGCGATCGGTGCCCAGCAGACCATGAGTTTCAGTGCCGAGGAGCTGCGATCGCCCTGGTTAGCCACAGGTTTATCAGCTCTTGGGCTAACCCTCTTAATGTTGTTCCGCTTGCCAGGCTTAGAGCTAGCTGGAGTCGCGCCCCACTGGGTTCTGCTCTGGTTAATCACCTGGGCGCCAGGCCATGCAGTTTGGCAGGGTATTATCGCTGGCATCACCTTGGGGTTCCTGCTCGATGCCCTAAGCACCCCCTACCCTACCCATGCGCTGGGGCTCGCGATCGCAGGTTGGATTCTCACCGCTGGCTATCGCCGCCGTTGGTTTAGCTTGGAACCAATTGCGCTGATCAGCCTCTGCTTTGGGCTAGCGATTCTGCTTGAAGCCACCACCGCGCTCCAGTTTTTGATCCATTTCCGCGATGGCAATAATTGGGCACCAGAAGCGGGTAACACCGCTCAGCGGATCATCGCCGACCTCAATCGTCCTCTGCTGCCCGATCAAGCCGCAGGCATCAACCCTCGTTTTGTGGCACAACCGCTCTACTTCCTGCGGGGAATCGTCTGGGATTTTGCCCACATTGGCCTGGCCTCAGCAGTCATCACTAGCTTGTGCTTGCCACTCGTTTTCATTCCTCTGCGATCGTTCTGGCAACCGAAATGCGATCGTCTGTAA